Proteins encoded together in one Candidatus Xianfuyuplasma coldseepsis window:
- a CDS encoding glycosyl hydrolase family 17 protein: protein MSKPKKEEMRYLNVNRYLLHKGRLQFQSTEEYESEMKSILDHKIFGISFSPYLEGQDPSEKSVITEQQIADRLEVIRPYTNWVRTFSCTLGNQEVPRIAKEKSLKTLVGAWIDTDLENNELEINNAIQIAQNGHADILAIGNEVLLREDLELDQLISYIRRVKEAVPHVKVGYVDAYYMFINYPEIVDECDVLLANCYPFWEHCSLEISVDYMKKMYQLVKDNSKGKEVLISETGWPSAGSQYGGAVPSYENAMSYFIQTQNWALQENIPLFYFSSFDEVWKINHEGEYGAYWGIWDKDGAYKFNK, encoded by the coding sequence GTGTCAAAACCAAAAAAAGAAGAAATGCGTTATTTAAATGTGAATCGTTATTTACTTCATAAAGGTCGTTTACAGTTTCAATCCACAGAAGAATATGAATCTGAAATGAAATCTATTTTAGATCATAAAATCTTTGGGATTAGTTTCTCACCTTATTTAGAAGGACAAGATCCTAGTGAGAAATCGGTTATTACCGAACAACAAATTGCCGATCGTTTAGAAGTGATCCGCCCATATACCAATTGGGTTCGAACATTTTCCTGTACACTAGGAAATCAAGAAGTTCCTCGGATTGCCAAAGAAAAAAGCTTAAAGACATTGGTTGGTGCTTGGATTGATACCGATTTAGAAAACAATGAACTAGAAATCAACAATGCAATTCAAATTGCACAAAATGGGCATGCGGACATTCTCGCTATCGGGAATGAAGTACTGCTACGTGAAGATTTGGAATTGGATCAGTTAATCTCGTATATCCGCCGTGTCAAAGAAGCAGTACCCCATGTCAAAGTTGGCTATGTGGATGCGTACTACATGTTCATTAATTATCCAGAGATTGTCGATGAATGTGATGTCTTACTCGCGAACTGTTATCCATTCTGGGAACACTGTAGTTTGGAAATCAGTGTCGATTATATGAAGAAAATGTATCAACTTGTCAAAGATAATTCCAAAGGAAAAGAAGTATTGATAAGTGAAACAGGATGGCCAAGTGCGGGTAGCCAATATGGTGGGGCTGTACCATCCTATGAAAATGCGATGAGCTATTTCATTCAAACACAAAACTGGGCACTACAAGAAAATATACCACTATTTTATTTCTCCTCATTTGATGAAGTATGGAAAATCAATCACGAAGGTGAATACGGTGCATACTGGGGCATTTGGGATAAAGATGGAGCATATAAATTTAACAAATAG
- a CDS encoding glycosyl hydrolase family 17 protein, translated as MNKIPYGRAICYSGFRHGQSPILEVFPTYDEVKEDLLLLEKDFDYIRMYHPNQHAKTVLDVIRKENIQLQVMLGMDLLGELNNPNCAWGGDYTIEECAENIRKNQEALFQLINLANEYEDIVWSVSAGNESVPDWNENLVDPQRVLYFVRQLKAYVNQPVTYCDNFYYWGNKLTEVAEEVDFISIHTYPVWTGKRIAEAFDTSIEEYNSVKNLYPDKDVMITEAGWPTTSNGSGINRYVANEQHQLMYVNQMRKWSIKNKVKVYFFEAFDEPWKGSSDEHEPEKHWGFYTVHRQPKQIKR; from the coding sequence ATGAACAAAATACCGTATGGACGTGCGATATGTTACTCGGGATTCCGTCATGGCCAAAGTCCAATACTTGAAGTTTTTCCTACATATGATGAAGTAAAAGAAGACTTGTTATTACTCGAAAAAGATTTTGATTATATTCGGATGTATCATCCAAATCAACATGCAAAAACTGTACTAGATGTGATTCGGAAGGAAAATATCCAACTCCAAGTGATGCTAGGAATGGATTTACTTGGAGAATTAAATAATCCCAACTGTGCCTGGGGTGGGGATTATACGATTGAAGAATGTGCGGAAAATATTCGCAAGAATCAAGAGGCGTTGTTTCAATTAATCAACTTAGCCAATGAGTATGAAGATATTGTGTGGAGTGTATCTGCAGGCAATGAATCAGTTCCAGACTGGAATGAGAATCTTGTTGATCCACAACGTGTACTCTACTTTGTCCGTCAATTAAAAGCGTATGTAAATCAACCGGTCACTTATTGTGATAATTTCTATTACTGGGGTAATAAACTTACTGAAGTAGCTGAAGAAGTGGATTTCATTAGTATTCATACCTATCCTGTTTGGACTGGTAAGAGGATTGCTGAAGCGTTTGACACAAGCATTGAAGAATACAATTCAGTGAAGAACTTGTATCCCGATAAAGACGTTATGATTACCGAAGCCGGTTGGCCCACAACCTCAAACGGTTCAGGCATTAACCGCTATGTAGCAAATGAACAACACCAGTTGATGTACGTCAATCAAATGCGTAAGTGGAGTATAAAAAATAAGGTGAAAGTGTATTTCTTTGAGGCGTTCGATGAACCATGGAAAGGTTCATCGGATGAACATGAACCAGAAAAGCATTGGGGGTTCTATACTGTACACCGACAACCAAAACAAATTAAACGATAA
- a CDS encoding BMP family ABC transporter substrate-binding protein, with translation MKKIAVMLGLVLSVFILSGCETVQKETFTVTFVYNSDTTNVVKEVVEGQTVSEPVQPTKDGYDFGGWFSDSSLNVPYDFSSTVNGNLMLYAKWDEVIVTYQVSFYDGEASLSTQDIVSGEQAQTPTDPTKGGYSFIGWYTDAEYTNQFNFETAIDRDISLYAKWDEVVEYYTVEFIGSSGSVLFTQIVEEGNYPTLPDNPFKDGYTFDAWYQDESFSTIYNFETPVDSDISVYANWNITSMCGDSEIDPNYYTIGMVTDTGGIDYSFNQMTWEGIVAFASENNIPESNYCYLTSSSDADYRPNIEEFIDNNIDLIVAPGFLFYDAILQLASEYPNQQFLVIDNYVDAPNVVSALFTEQEQGFLAGVAAALKAQEAGQDTVGFIGGMDFSLIQEFEAGYEAGVWAVDPTMTVLVDYAGTFADPAMGQALAVKQYDLGAYVIFHAAGGTANGIIFEAKYRRSDGDDVWVIGIDLDQYTDGLYNETDSAVLTSALKRMDNVVNIIATSLIELDAVYGEIITFNLALGGVSLPPVNPNLSQSQLDTIAEYVEDVLQGTIHIPLIPSRLDN, from the coding sequence ATGAAAAAGATTGCTGTTATGTTAGGACTAGTATTGAGTGTGTTTATACTCAGTGGATGCGAGACTGTTCAAAAAGAGACATTTACAGTAACATTTGTCTATAATAGTGACACTACAAATGTTGTAAAAGAAGTAGTAGAAGGACAGACGGTATCCGAACCTGTTCAACCAACCAAAGATGGGTACGATTTTGGTGGGTGGTTTAGTGATTCGTCACTGAATGTTCCATATGATTTTTCCAGTACTGTGAATGGAAACTTAATGCTGTATGCAAAATGGGACGAAGTCATCGTGACCTATCAAGTATCGTTTTACGATGGTGAAGCAAGTTTATCGACTCAGGATATCGTATCAGGTGAACAAGCACAAACACCGACAGATCCTACAAAAGGAGGATATAGCTTTATTGGATGGTATACAGACGCAGAGTATACAAACCAATTTAACTTTGAGACGGCAATTGATCGTGATATCAGCTTGTATGCAAAATGGGATGAAGTTGTTGAATACTACACCGTTGAGTTTATCGGTTCCAGCGGTAGTGTACTGTTCACTCAAATTGTGGAAGAGGGGAATTATCCTACTTTGCCTGATAATCCGTTTAAAGATGGATATACATTTGATGCATGGTATCAAGATGAATCATTCTCTACCATCTACAATTTTGAAACCCCAGTAGATTCAGATATATCTGTATATGCCAATTGGAATATAACCTCTATGTGTGGTGATTCTGAAATTGATCCTAATTATTATACAATAGGTATGGTTACAGATACCGGCGGTATTGATTATTCATTTAACCAAATGACATGGGAAGGAATCGTTGCATTTGCATCAGAGAATAATATCCCAGAATCGAACTACTGTTACTTAACGTCATCTTCGGATGCGGATTATCGTCCGAACATCGAAGAGTTTATTGATAACAACATTGATTTGATTGTCGCCCCAGGATTTTTATTCTATGATGCGATTTTACAACTTGCGAGTGAATACCCGAACCAACAATTTCTTGTCATTGATAACTACGTGGATGCACCAAATGTAGTATCTGCATTATTTACTGAACAGGAGCAAGGATTCCTAGCCGGTGTTGCAGCAGCGTTAAAAGCACAAGAAGCAGGACAAGATACTGTTGGCTTTATCGGAGGAATGGACTTTTCCCTAATTCAAGAGTTTGAAGCCGGATATGAAGCTGGTGTATGGGCAGTTGATCCAACGATGACAGTGTTAGTTGATTATGCAGGGACATTTGCGGATCCGGCTATGGGACAAGCTTTAGCTGTCAAACAATATGATTTGGGTGCTTATGTGATCTTCCATGCTGCTGGTGGAACCGCAAATGGAATCATTTTCGAAGCGAAGTATCGTCGGAGTGATGGAGACGACGTATGGGTTATTGGTATCGATCTCGATCAATATACGGATGGACTCTATAATGAAACAGATTCAGCTGTATTAACATCAGCGTTAAAACGCATGGATAATGTGGTTAATATTATTGCAACTTCATTGATCGAGTTGGATGCTGTTTACGGAGAAATAATTACATTCAATTTGGCCTTAGGTGGTGTAAGTCTACCACCTGTAAATCCCAATCTATCTCAATCACAACTAGATACTATTGCCGAGTATGTTGAGGATGTTTTACAAGGTACGATTCACATTCCATTAATACCATCTCGACTCGATAACTAA
- a CDS encoding flavodoxin domain-containing protein, with amino-acid sequence MKTIILYETRTGFTEECAQNMHKHIPGSVLKDIHEEDYSLEDFDTVLVGAPIYVGEIEHYTSRFFQRKKRKLMDKRLGIFCAGMNTAEFNLAVQTSLPPDIFYHAQIVHCGGKIDYKSLSLKDKFTVRRRLGLKENKEIHNELKVEEFLKWVNEKEAK; translated from the coding sequence ATGAAAACAATCATTTTGTACGAAACACGAACAGGATTCACCGAAGAATGTGCACAGAACATGCACAAACATATACCAGGTAGTGTATTAAAAGACATTCACGAAGAAGACTACAGCCTTGAAGACTTTGATACGGTCTTGGTTGGAGCTCCCATCTACGTCGGTGAAATTGAACACTATACTTCGCGCTTCTTCCAACGTAAAAAACGCAAACTCATGGACAAGCGCCTTGGAATATTCTGTGCTGGAATGAATACCGCAGAGTTTAATTTAGCTGTTCAAACCTCCCTACCACCAGATATCTTTTATCATGCACAAATCGTTCATTGTGGTGGGAAGATTGATTATAAGTCACTATCTTTAAAAGATAAATTTACTGTACGGCGGCGTCTTGGTTTAAAGGAAAACAAAGAAATCCACAATGAGTTAAAAGTAGAAGAGTTCTTAAAATGGGTAAATGAAAAGGAAGCCAAGTAG
- a CDS encoding GNAT family N-acetyltransferase, which produces MKKFKRLYYILSYVFFILPPFIWGLVELYLERDWKVHVVSLVVNLIVLFIITLVLWILTIKNVLHVPNKEEQRQLLFGLIGNTVVYFYTFQNPMNLQNVVTIYLILLIILVVRYYLLKRKISNYELWILLPIFLLIDTLHILLTGCGFSNLGGYCVPNEVPHVVLYLLYSTIVVITIGYYAYKVYLYRRWNFWGITNITLVVLTSIFIQEIVDADEKIIGTLTIALAFFVILDFIVSIVNKVYTHRTLIFYVRTTTLLILISLLSEEDFFIGQADEDMLVLMVIVTYVSFGITILKSLLHITEEADTTKANFTIEILTEDLRNQIKENYGDVAYDYMEIGDNIYSLIAIEDNTIIGFISTYTQPLKEPLEDTMEAYINIIEVHKDYRRQGIASTLINETEHYFKRQGIPQIRAWSSMDKVEAIQLWQALNYNLSPTTIHIDSKNVNVEGYYVVKSL; this is translated from the coding sequence ATGAAAAAGTTTAAACGGCTTTACTACATCTTGTCCTACGTATTTTTTATCCTGCCACCCTTTATTTGGGGACTCGTTGAACTCTACTTAGAGCGAGACTGGAAAGTTCATGTTGTTAGTCTTGTTGTGAATTTAATAGTGTTGTTCATTATCACTCTAGTTCTTTGGATATTAACAATCAAAAATGTTTTACACGTTCCCAACAAGGAAGAACAACGTCAGTTACTGTTTGGGTTAATTGGGAATACCGTCGTTTATTTCTATACCTTCCAAAATCCAATGAACCTTCAAAACGTTGTGACAATTTATCTCATTTTGTTAATTATTCTTGTTGTTCGGTACTATTTGTTAAAACGTAAAATCTCAAACTATGAACTATGGATATTGCTACCTATATTCCTATTGATTGATACGTTGCATATCCTGCTAACTGGATGCGGTTTTAGTAATCTTGGAGGATATTGTGTCCCCAATGAAGTACCACATGTTGTTTTGTATCTCTTGTATAGTACAATTGTTGTTATAACAATCGGATACTATGCTTATAAAGTGTATCTCTATCGAAGATGGAACTTCTGGGGAATCACCAATATTACGTTGGTTGTTTTAACGAGTATCTTTATTCAAGAAATTGTCGATGCTGATGAAAAAATTATTGGTACCCTAACGATTGCTTTAGCCTTCTTTGTTATACTTGATTTTATCGTGTCGATCGTCAACAAGGTCTACACCCATCGAACGTTAATATTCTATGTCCGTACAACGACCTTATTAATTCTCATTAGTTTATTATCAGAAGAAGATTTCTTCATCGGACAAGCGGATGAAGATATGCTTGTATTGATGGTTATTGTAACCTATGTTTCGTTCGGTATAACCATCCTCAAAAGCTTACTTCATATTACCGAAGAAGCGGATACCACGAAAGCAAACTTTACCATAGAAATCCTTACTGAAGATCTGCGCAATCAGATCAAAGAGAACTATGGTGATGTCGCATATGATTATATGGAGATTGGCGATAATATCTATAGTCTTATTGCCATCGAAGATAATACGATAATCGGCTTTATCTCCACGTATACTCAACCGTTGAAAGAACCACTTGAAGATACAATGGAAGCCTATATCAACATCATTGAAGTCCATAAAGACTATCGCCGTCAGGGTATTGCGTCCACCTTAATTAACGAAACCGAACATTACTTCAAACGACAAGGTATTCCGCAAATACGAGCGTGGTCGAGTATGGATAAAGTAGAAGCGATTCAATTATGGCAGGCATTGAATTATAACCTGTCTCCGACGACGATTCATATCGACAGTAAGAATGTGAATGTCGAAGGTTATTATGTTGTGAAATCATTATAA
- a CDS encoding dihydrofolate reductase family protein — translation MAYVILQLALSLDGNIARPNGEVDFLGDIEPSFTPVFESFIKQIDTIVMGRNTYQKMLEYGDIPFADKTIKVCTTRPAKNSAHHVEFVNCDIRDIIVNETGTVWLFGGAQLIKQFINEDLIDEMQLYIVPYIIGRGIPLFMDNQGLHLELVSSQTFGQNVFLTYRRQSTK, via the coding sequence ATGGCATATGTAATTTTACAACTTGCTCTAAGTCTGGATGGGAATATCGCTCGACCCAATGGGGAAGTCGATTTTTTAGGAGATATAGAACCATCTTTTACACCGGTTTTTGAGTCGTTTATAAAGCAAATAGATACTATTGTTATGGGGCGTAATACCTATCAAAAAATGTTAGAATATGGGGACATTCCATTTGCAGATAAAACGATAAAAGTATGTACTACTAGACCTGCTAAAAATTCGGCGCATCACGTAGAGTTTGTAAATTGTGATATTCGAGATATCATTGTAAATGAAACAGGAACGGTCTGGTTATTTGGTGGTGCACAACTAATTAAGCAGTTCATCAATGAGGACTTAATCGATGAAATGCAATTGTACATAGTACCGTATATCATTGGACGTGGAATACCATTGTTTATGGATAATCAAGGACTTCATCTTGAGTTGGTATCATCACAAACATTTGGCCAGAATGTGTTTCTAACGTACCGTAGGCAATCAACAAAATAA
- a CDS encoding metal-dependent hydrolase — MKITFLGHAAVLLEHHDFKALIDPFLTNNPVYKKDPTHTQGITHIFVTHGHGDHVGDTLQIAKENNAMIIANAELCSLFRRKDKTLKLHPMHIGGAFTFDFGRVKMTPAVHGSSYQDEDGVHEGGNPGGFLITVDGTSVYHAGDTGLIYDMKLLEQDEIDVAFLPIGGNYTMDINDAIRAVEFIKPKITIPMHYNTFGLIQADPYIFKGRLLEYRVEILEPGEAIKL, encoded by the coding sequence ATGAAAATTACATTTTTAGGACACGCTGCGGTGTTATTAGAACACCATGATTTTAAGGCGTTGATTGATCCGTTCTTAACCAATAATCCGGTATATAAGAAGGATCCTACTCATACACAAGGTATCACCCATATCTTTGTGACTCATGGCCATGGCGATCACGTTGGAGACACCTTACAAATTGCGAAAGAGAACAACGCGATGATTATTGCCAACGCTGAACTCTGCTCTTTGTTTAGACGAAAAGATAAAACACTCAAACTTCACCCAATGCATATTGGAGGAGCCTTTACCTTTGACTTTGGACGTGTCAAAATGACACCCGCTGTACACGGTAGCTCATACCAAGATGAAGATGGAGTCCACGAAGGTGGGAACCCTGGTGGATTCCTAATTACCGTTGATGGTACTAGTGTCTATCATGCCGGAGATACTGGATTAATCTACGACATGAAACTACTCGAACAAGATGAAATCGATGTAGCGTTTCTTCCGATAGGAGGAAATTACACGATGGACATCAATGATGCCATTCGAGCCGTCGAATTTATCAAACCAAAAATTACCATACCGATGCACTACAACACCTTTGGTTTAATCCAAGCTGATCCCTATATATTTAAAGGACGACTACTTGAGTACCGTGTCGAAATTCTAGAACCAGGGGAAGCGATCAAACTCTAA